One genomic segment of bacterium includes these proteins:
- a CDS encoding class I SAM-dependent DNA methyltransferase encodes MTATEFRLKWTGHELKERSAAQEHFLDLCHLIGHKTPAEADPAGEWFCFEKGAEKLGGGDGWADVWKKGCFGWEYKGPKADLATAYRQLQQYRDSLENPPLLVVCDTDIIEVHTNFTGTVSRVHTVTLADIESRDGLQLLRNVFTNPQALHPGTTLERATEDAAGRIGELAERLRDRGVDAHDAAHFLMKLVFCLFAEDVTLLPHGLMTRLLDATRDRPDDFDAAVGDLFRAMRTGGLVAFERIEHFNGGLFDDEATIRLEGSELQALARLAKLDWSQIEPAVFGTLFERSLDLRKRAQLGAHYTSRHDIEDIIQPVLMEPLRREWAEVKAEGDTLAAHRDARKAGSASSKKLAKLVRDFMHRLTQVRVLDPACGSGNFLYVALTSLKDLELEVIRAAWEWGAVPPFPDVDPAQLFGLEIDAYAAELAQLTVWIGYLQWLHFNGFTKDERPILKPLHNIVEQDAILQVNEDGTVTEPQWPEADVIVGNPPFLGGKRLRSELHDEYVESMFRLYEGRVPHEADLCCYWFERARSEIERKRAGRAGLLATNSIRHGRNRAVLDRVKSSGGIFVAWSDRDWVLDGAQVRVSIVGFDDGGQQTRVLDGQPVSTVNPNLTAGLDFTRAQTLSANAGLSFMGDTKGGAFDIPGDLAGEMLAAPNPLGRSNADVIRPWVNGLDITRKPRDMWIVDFGVDMPEREAALYEVPYEYVRQHVLPVRATNRRASYREKWWIHVEPRPAMRKALAPLSRYLGTPILGRQRPFVWLPSEVLADHQLIVFARDDDYFFGVLHSVVHRLWIPAVSSWMGVGNDPRYTPSTCFETFPFPVPTDARREAIAAAARALHETRQSALDNDPKLTLTALYNKRPTWLQHLHEDLDRAVLEAYGWPADLSDDDLLERLLALNLERAEGERQGVIVRP; translated from the coding sequence ATGACCGCAACGGAATTCCGGCTGAAGTGGACCGGACACGAACTCAAGGAGCGCTCCGCCGCGCAGGAGCACTTTCTGGACCTGTGCCACCTCATCGGCCACAAGACCCCCGCCGAGGCCGACCCGGCGGGAGAATGGTTCTGCTTTGAGAAGGGCGCCGAGAAGCTCGGCGGCGGCGACGGCTGGGCTGACGTGTGGAAGAAGGGGTGCTTCGGCTGGGAGTACAAAGGACCGAAGGCAGACCTCGCCACGGCCTACCGCCAACTGCAACAGTACCGCGACTCGCTGGAGAACCCGCCGCTGCTGGTGGTGTGTGACACCGACATCATCGAGGTGCACACCAACTTCACCGGCACCGTCAGCCGCGTCCACACCGTCACCCTCGCCGACATCGAGTCGCGCGACGGCCTGCAGCTCCTCCGCAACGTCTTCACCAACCCGCAGGCCCTGCACCCCGGCACCACGCTCGAACGCGCCACGGAGGACGCCGCCGGGCGCATCGGCGAGCTGGCCGAGCGCCTGCGCGACCGCGGCGTGGACGCCCACGACGCCGCGCACTTCCTCATGAAGCTCGTCTTCTGCCTCTTCGCCGAAGACGTCACCTTGCTCCCCCACGGCCTGATGACCCGCCTGCTCGACGCCACCCGCGACCGCCCCGACGACTTCGACGCCGCCGTCGGCGACCTCTTCCGCGCCATGCGGACCGGTGGGCTGGTCGCCTTCGAGCGGATCGAGCATTTCAACGGCGGGCTGTTCGATGACGAGGCGACCATCCGCCTGGAGGGAAGCGAACTGCAGGCCCTGGCGCGACTGGCGAAGCTGGACTGGAGCCAGATTGAGCCCGCCGTCTTCGGCACGCTCTTTGAGCGTAGCCTCGACCTCCGCAAGCGCGCGCAACTGGGCGCCCACTACACCTCCCGCCACGACATCGAGGACATCATCCAGCCGGTGCTGATGGAGCCGCTGCGGCGCGAGTGGGCCGAGGTGAAGGCCGAGGGCGACACGCTCGCCGCCCACCGCGACGCCCGTAAGGCCGGCTCAGCCAGCAGCAAGAAGCTGGCCAAGCTCGTGCGCGACTTCATGCACCGCCTCACGCAGGTCCGCGTGCTCGACCCCGCCTGCGGCAGCGGCAACTTCCTGTACGTGGCGCTGACCTCGCTCAAGGACCTGGAGTTGGAGGTCATCCGCGCCGCCTGGGAGTGGGGCGCGGTCCCGCCCTTCCCCGATGTGGACCCCGCGCAGCTCTTCGGCCTCGAGATTGACGCCTATGCGGCGGAACTGGCGCAACTGACCGTCTGGATCGGCTATCTGCAGTGGCTGCACTTCAACGGCTTCACCAAGGACGAACGGCCCATCCTCAAGCCTCTGCACAACATCGTGGAGCAGGACGCCATCCTGCAAGTGAACGAAGACGGCACGGTCACGGAACCGCAGTGGCCGGAGGCGGATGTGATCGTGGGCAACCCACCGTTCCTGGGTGGGAAGCGGCTGCGCAGCGAACTCCACGACGAGTACGTCGAGAGCATGTTCCGCCTGTACGAGGGGCGGGTGCCGCACGAGGCGGACCTGTGCTGCTACTGGTTCGAGCGGGCGAGGAGCGAGATCGAGAGGAAGAGGGCAGGGAGGGCGGGGCTGCTGGCGACGAACTCCATCCGTCACGGGCGCAACCGGGCCGTCCTGGATCGCGTCAAATCGTCGGGCGGGATCTTCGTTGCTTGGTCTGACAGGGACTGGGTCCTCGATGGCGCCCAAGTACGCGTCTCAATCGTGGGCTTTGATGACGGAGGGCAACAGACGCGCGTGCTTGACGGCCAGCCAGTATCGACGGTCAACCCGAATCTGACGGCGGGTCTGGACTTCACTCGCGCCCAGACGCTATCGGCGAACGCAGGGCTGTCGTTCATGGGCGACACGAAGGGTGGAGCCTTTGACATACCGGGCGACCTCGCGGGCGAGATGCTCGCGGCGCCCAACCCCTTGGGCCGCAGCAATGCGGATGTCATACGGCCATGGGTCAACGGTCTCGACATTACCCGCAAGCCGCGTGACATGTGGATCGTTGACTTCGGCGTGGACATGCCGGAAAGGGAAGCCGCGCTCTACGAGGTTCCGTACGAGTACGTCAGGCAGCACGTCCTGCCCGTCCGTGCCACCAACCGCCGCGCATCGTACCGAGAGAAATGGTGGATACACGTAGAGCCGCGCCCCGCGATGCGCAAGGCCTTGGCACCTCTGTCGCGGTACTTGGGCACACCTATCCTTGGCAGGCAGCGCCCCTTCGTATGGCTGCCGTCGGAAGTCCTCGCCGACCACCAACTCATCGTCTTTGCGCGCGACGATGACTACTTCTTTGGCGTCCTGCACTCAGTTGTGCACAGGCTGTGGATACCGGCAGTCAGCTCCTGGATGGGCGTAGGCAACGACCCGCGCTACACACCCTCCACCTGCTTCGAGACCTTCCCCTTCCCCGTCCCGACCGACGCCCGGCGGGAAGCCATCGCCGCCGCCGCGCGCGCCCTGCATGAGACTCGCCAGTCAGCCCTGGACAACGACCCGAAGCTGACCCTGACCGCCCTGTACAACAAGCGTCCGACGTGGCTGCAGCACCTGCATGAGGACCTCGACCGCGCCGTACTGGAGGCCTACGGCTGGCCCGCCGACCTGTCCGACGACGACTTGCTGGAGCGGCTGCTGGCCCTGAACCTGGAGCGGGCCGAGGGGGAGAGGCAGGGCGTGATCGTGCGGCCCTGA
- a CDS encoding MBL fold metallo-hydrolase yields the protein MELLFVGTGAADVETALKCDCAHCSAIRRLGGRNLRHYASLLVDGRLLLDCGPTVPWRLAELHVPPAQVEALVITHSHDDHLDLRAVGDLLQARAPERGPLPVYGNSGAVALLEPLRDRLELIEVAPGDEVTVLGRPCVALPANHSVPGEETLIWLIGDARGWLLYGTDNGWPLPQAWDLLASHPLCAAVLEATFGLATEHDLPPGYLTQHLNWPNFLRLREEFIARGLLSADAPTFATHVSLHHAPIHDELSQLAVPPVVLAYDGLRVTM from the coding sequence ATGGAACTGCTCTTCGTCGGCACGGGCGCGGCGGACGTCGAGACCGCCCTGAAGTGTGATTGTGCCCACTGCTCCGCCATCCGCCGGCTGGGCGGGCGCAACCTGCGCCACTACGCCAGCCTGCTCGTGGACGGGCGCCTGCTGCTGGACTGCGGGCCGACCGTGCCCTGGCGGCTGGCCGAGCTGCATGTCCCGCCCGCCCAGGTCGAAGCCCTTGTCATCACCCACTCGCATGATGATCATCTGGACCTGCGGGCCGTGGGCGACCTGCTGCAGGCCCGGGCGCCCGAGCGCGGGCCGCTGCCTGTCTATGGCAACAGCGGCGCCGTGGCTCTCCTGGAGCCGCTGCGGGACCGGCTGGAGCTGATCGAGGTGGCACCCGGGGACGAGGTGACCGTGCTGGGGCGGCCGTGTGTGGCGCTGCCGGCCAACCACTCCGTGCCGGGGGAAGAGACTCTGATCTGGCTAATCGGCGACGCGCGCGGCTGGCTGCTGTACGGCACCGACAACGGCTGGCCGCTGCCGCAGGCGTGGGACCTGCTGGCCTCGCACCCGCTGTGCGCGGCCGTCCTGGAGGCGACGTTCGGCCTGGCCACGGAGCACGACCTGCCCCCCGGCTACCTCACCCAGCACCTGAACTGGCCCAACTTCCTGCGCCTGCGCGAGGAGTTCATCGCCCGGGGGCTGCTGTCCGCCGACGCACCCACGTTCGCCACCCATGTCAGCCTGCACCACGCGCCGATCCACGACGAGTTGAGCCAATTGGCCGTGCCGCCGGTGGTGCTGGCGTATGACGGGTTGCGGGTGACGATGTGA